A region of Arabidopsis thaliana chromosome 5, partial sequence DNA encodes the following proteins:
- a CDS encoding Galactose oxidase/kelch repeat superfamily protein (Galactose oxidase/kelch repeat superfamily protein; CONTAINS InterPro DOMAIN/s: F-box domain, cyclin-like (InterPro:IPR001810), Galactose oxidase/kelch, beta-propeller (InterPro:IPR011043), Kelch repeat type 1 (InterPro:IPR006652), Kelch related (InterPro:IPR013089), Kelch-type beta propeller (InterPro:IPR015915); BEST Arabidopsis thaliana protein match is: Galactose oxidase/kelch repeat superfamily protein (TAIR:AT5G28180.1); Has 981 Blast hits to 944 proteins in 53 species: Archae - 0; Bacteria - 13; Metazoa - 129; Fungi - 0; Plants - 839; Viruses - 0; Other Eukaryotes - 0 (source: NCBI BLink).), with protein sequence MNSEVERPSFLSLPDEIILSCLARISRSYYPKLSLVCKTFRTLLISNELIVARLHLKTHETFCHVCLKFPDKPNPSMFTLWIKPGTILTNQLEKNKRSTRDTRLVQIPSSYYYNVPFYLVMVGSEVYGLSQRNDPSSNMFVRNKGDIFLCKAPNMTVARAKASAVVFNGKIYVMGGCMADESVNWGEVFDIKTQTWEALPDPGPEFRFSSIRKIDVFQEKLYVRSNEKKDSVYDPKEEWRVVKGLDMLNRNLGCGTIEIVHYGGKLLILWDKVDLSHDKDIWCAVIALEKRHGSDEVWGNIEWADIVLTVPSSYVFVNSLETGF encoded by the exons ATGAATTCTGAAGTCGAACGTCCATCGTTTTTGTCACTACCTGATGAAATCATCTTGAGCTGTTTAGCCCGCATATCGAGATCGTACTATCCGAAACTCTCCCTAGTTTGCAAGACCTTCCGCACTCTCCTCATATCTAATGAGCTCATTGTGGCGCGATTGCACCTCAAAACCCATGAAACCTTTTGTCATGTCTGCTTAAAGTTTCCTGATAAACCTAATCCGTCAATGTTCACCCTCTGGATAAAACCTGGTACAATCTTAACCAACCAACTTGAGAAGAACAAGAGGTCTACAAGAGATACTCGGTTGGTACAAATACCTTCTTCATATTATTATAATGTACCGTTTTACCTCGTTATGGTTGGTTCCGAAGTATACGGACTCAGCCAACGCAATGATCCGTCCTCCAACATGTTTGTCCGTAATAAGGgggatatttttttgtgtaaagCCCCAAACATGACTGTAGCTCGAGCTAAAGCCAGTGCAGTTGTCTTCAATGGGAAAATATATGTGATGGGAGGTTGCATGGCTGATGAATCCGTGAATTGGGGTGAAGTTTTTgacataaagactcaaacttgGGAAGCTTTACCTGACCCTGGTCCTGAGTTCCGTTTTTCTTCAATTAGAAAAATAGATGTGTTCCAAGAAAAGCTTTACGTTAGAAGCAACGAGAAGAAAGACTCTGTTTATGATCCAAAAGAAG AATGGAGAGTGGTCAAAGGTTTAGACATGTTGAACAGGAATCTTGGTTGTGGTACGATTGAAATTGTTCACTATGGCGGAAAACTCTTAATCTTATGGGACAAGGTAGATCTTTCTCATGACAAAGATATTTGGTGTGCGGTGATTGCGCTTGAAAAACGTCATGGTAGTGATGAAGTTTGGGGAAACATTGAATGGGCTGATATTGTGCTGACGGTTCCTAGCTCATACGTTTTCGTGAATAGTCTAGAAACTGGTTTTTGA
- a CDS encoding uncharacterized protein (unknown protein; Has 45 Blast hits to 34 proteins in 11 species: Archae - 0; Bacteria - 2; Metazoa - 1; Fungi - 0; Plants - 7; Viruses - 2; Other Eukaryotes - 33 (source: NCBI BLink).), whose protein sequence is MYNCLRNSRLKGRLVDDYTENCGGFQVKDFVNKPIYDVVGDDVSSTKRTYDGDPKIGVKDDGFNDVKNDGFDDVVSNAENIDDYFNTQDVDDNDKAVANKIDDVNVFVAVVEDCDSHDDPSQDEGASFDVTKVDDLVDNVNPLDVFSNVFSPVDDGCEEDVYNTDFIGNQVVEYRRLSSIQYEVVITNHDKELDLCNKIYGTLISNSYKEENPCYVDSYREITEVECAKPFIFSRHCGLTRQDSHVSYKTNKTDEGVYVCSSQMEFMNWAFGREDPITISLCCKSDVSDVYGEDVNVIYHTDIFSSMGALLTMVALCVENILMVRLLTHEINDVSSAVTNAMSFLLNVYGAIITATFERRGIFLLLFDVRHEPKSGRSNVFDTKRCHDLVQETSSSINHQCQEEMEWCSQVAALIASLRSRMSQYWWDSSSQEDLLILSRQRPLGNYKIKSKVIGGFLMHVLRSSMGFSIRVMTCRRWKDSLLYCGNNNSGELYEEHTDGEKYHLLVVVGSFGGVVMIGGLSKVHILHHHQVLVNMESSMVHVIFVLLHHVFWMVLVFPTTSISRESRASFICWSEVACESRKLLTCGKLSFVVACFSTNVRFLVGKETTNALVLALMLKLHALSLDINSSSHTLPKITHGMFKKIWLCFLGDSKRWEEKCCWAEFANTFSYVSEHVNVFNTILIKIRGGIFSYRGKTTNAMGFWNNQWNHLQPSCALIRKQYTSDVKTISPANQEEEDLEGMMQRIKKTNAVNVVFMWKLLDFSLDMPPTIEWREKICEVMSLSKETADILVTCVQRILDSTIVLTKALYGGTPSKRNAMKFLLESIMNWWTKDIFKI, encoded by the exons ATGTATAATTGTTTACGAAATTCGAGACTAAAAGGGCGCTTGGTGGATGATTACACGGAGAATTGTGGTGGCTTTCAAGTCAAAGACTTCGTCAATAAACCTATCTATGATGTTGTTGGCGATGATGTATCGTCTACAAAACGCACCTATGATGGGGATCCAAAAATTGGCGTCAAAGATGATGGATTTAATGATGTCAAAAATGATGgatttgatgatgttgtttCCAACGCGGAGAACATCGATGATTATTTCAACACACAAGACGTTGACGATAACGACAAAGCCGTGGCAAATAAAATCGACGatgtaaatgtttttgtagCTGTTGTTGAAGATTGTGATTCACATGATGATCCAAGTCAAGACGAAGGCGCTAGCTTTGATGTTACAAAAGTCGATGATCTAGTTGATAATGTTAATCCCTTAGATGTCTTCTCTAATGTCTTTTCTCCGGTTGATGATGGTTGTGAAGAAGACGTCTACAACACGGATTTTATCGGAAATCAAGTGGTGGAATACAGAAGACTTTCGTCAATTCAATATGAAGTAGTCATCACTAATCATGACAAGGAG TTAGATCTCTGTAACAAGATCTATGGTACTTTAATTTCTAATAGCTATAAAGAGGAAAATCCTTGCTATGTTGATTCTTACAGAGAGATAACTGAAGTTGAGTGTGCAAAACCTTTCATATTTTCTCGTCATTGTGGGTTAACTAGACAAGATTCACATGTGAGCtacaaaactaataaaacagATGAGGGAGTATATGTGTGCAGCTCACAGATGGAGTTTATGAATTGGGCTTTTGGAAGAGAAGATCCAATTACAATTTCATTGTGTTGTAAAAGTGACGTTTCTGATGTTTACGGTGAAGACGTAAATGTCATATATCACACTGATATTTTTTCTAGCATGGGAGCTTTGCTTACAATGGTGGCTTTATGTGTTGAAAATATTCTAATGGTGAGGCTATTAACACATGAGATTAACGATGTGTCGTCTGCGGTCACCAATGCTAtgagttttcttctcaatGTGTATGGAGCCATAATTACAGCAACTTTTGAAAGAAGAGGAATAtttctgttgttgtttgatgtgCGCCACGAGCCAAAAAGTGGCCGGAGTAACGTATTTGATACTAAGCGTTGCCATGATTTAGTACAAGAGACATCATCCTCGATCAATCACCAATGTCAAGAAGAGATGGAATGGTGCAGTCAAGTGGCAGCGTTGATCGCATCACTTCGGAGCAGAATGAGCCAGTATTGGTGGGATAGTTCCTCACAAGAAGACTTGTTGATACTAAGCCGTCAGCGGCCACTAG GGAATTACAAGATCAAATCCAAAGTCATAGGTGGTTTTCTCATGCATGTTTTGAGGTCTTCTATGGGGTTCTCAATTCGAGTCATGACTTGTCGTAGATGGAAGGATAGTTTGTTATATTGCGGTAACAACAACTCTGGGGAACTATATGAGGAGCACACTGATGGTGAAAAATATCACCTTTTGGTTGTTGTGGGTTCTTTTGGCGGTGTAGTTATGATTGGTGGCTTGTCAAAAGTCCATATTTTGCATCACCACCAGGTTCTCGTCAACATGGAGTCATCAATGGTTCATGTGATTTTTGTGCTGCTTCATCATGTTTTTTGGATGGTGTTAGTCTTCCCGACTACATCGATTTCAAGAGAGTCTCGGGCGTCTTTTATTTGTTGGAGTGAAGTTGCTTGCGAATCAAGAAAACTGTTGACTTGTGGAAAGTTAAGCTTCGTAGTGGCTTGTTTCTCTACAAATGTTCGTTTCTTGGTGGGTAAGGAGACTACAAATGCGCTTGTTCTTGCATTGATGTTGAAGTTACATGCTCTCAGCTTGGATATTAACTCATCATCACATACTCTACCGAAGATCACACACGGAATGTTCAAGAAGATATGGCTTTGTTTCTTGGGTGACAGTAAACGTTGGGAAGAAAAGTGTTGTTGGGCCGAATTTGCAAACACGTTTAGCTATGTCTCTGAACACGTTAATGTATTCAACACCATCCTGATCAAGATTCGCGGTGGAATCTTCTCCTATAGGGGGAAAACAACTAATGCAATGGGATTTTGGAACAATCAATGGAACCACTTGCAGCCCTCGTGTGCTCTGATTAGAAAGCAATATACAAGTGATGTGAAGACGATCTCTCCTgcaaatcaagaagaagaagatttg GAGGGCATGATGCAGCGCATCAAGAAGACGAATGCAGTCAATGTTGTGTTCATGTGGAAGTTACTTGATTTCAGCTTGGATATGCCGCCGACAATTGAATGGAGAGAAAAGATCTGTGAGGTGATGAGTTTATCCAAAGAGACAGCGGATATCTTGGTCACATGTGTTCAAAGAATCTTGGACTCCACGATTGTTTTAACAAAGGCTTTATATGGAGGAACTCCTAGCAAAAGAAACGCCATGAAGTTCTTACTCGAAAGTATTATGAATTGGTGGACAAAGGATATCTTCAagatttag
- a CDS encoding Galactose oxidase/kelch repeat superfamily protein (Galactose oxidase/kelch repeat superfamily protein; FUNCTIONS IN: molecular_function unknown; INVOLVED IN: biological_process unknown; LOCATED IN: endomembrane system; CONTAINS InterPro DOMAIN/s: F-box domain, cyclin-like (InterPro:IPR001810), Galactose oxidase/kelch, beta-propeller (InterPro:IPR011043), Kelch repeat type 1 (InterPro:IPR006652), Kelch related (InterPro:IPR013089), Kelch-type beta propeller (InterPro:IPR015915); BEST Arabidopsis thaliana protein match is: Galactose oxidase/kelch repeat superfamily protein (TAIR:AT5G28160.1); Has 1351 Blast hits to 1291 proteins in 95 species: Archae - 4; Bacteria - 70; Metazoa - 262; Fungi - 0; Plants - 990; Viruses - 0; Other Eukaryotes - 25 (source: NCBI BLink).) — translation MISFWLIFLWLFVVLVLLFVVSLLYKTFSRKEKKLTFLSLPDEIVLNCLARISRSYYPKLSLVCKTFRTLLISNELTVARVQLKTYESFFHVCLKFPDKPNPSMFTLWIKPGQILTNQLEKNERSTGATRLVQIPSSYCSIVPHYLISVGSEVYGLSQHNDPSSNMFVRNKEDLFWCNAPNMTVARAKAIGHAYNGKLYVMGGCRDDESVNWGEVFDPKTQTWEALPDPGSELRFSSIRKIDVFQEKLYVSSNEKIDSVYDPKEGKWNVAEKSPVQCMNLGCGMIEIANYGGKLLILWDKVGLSQDKDIWCAVIALEKRDGVDEVWGKIEWASIVLTVPSSYVFLYSLLNRI, via the exons ATGATTAgcttttggttgatttttctttggctCTTCGTTGTGTTGGTGCTACTCTTCGTTGTGTCCTTACTTTACAAAACTTTCTCtagaaaggaaaagaagctGACGTTTTTGTCGCTCCCTGATGAAATCGTCTTGAACTGTTTAGCCCGCATATCGAGATCGTACTATCCGAAACTCTCCCTAGTCTGCAAGACCTTCCGCACTCTCCTCATATCTAACGAGCTCACCGTGGCGCGAGTGCAACTTAAAACCTACGAAAGTTTTTTTCATGTCTGCTTAAAGTTTCCTGATAAACCTAATCCATCAATGTTCACCCTCTGGATAAAACCTGGTCAAATCTTAACCAACCAACTTGAGAAGAACGAGAGGTCTACAGGAGCTACTCGGTTGGTACAAATACCTTCTTCATATTGTTCTATTGTACCACATTACCTAATTTCTGTTGGTTCCGAAGTATACGGACTCAGCCAACACAATGATCCGTCCTCCAACATGTTTGTCCGTAACAAGGaggatttgttttggtgtaaTGCCCCAAACATGACTGTAGCTCGAGCGAAAGCCATCGGGCACGCCTACAATGGGAAACTATATGTCATGGGAGGTTGCAGGGATGATGAATCCGTGAATTGGGGTGAGGTTTTTGACCCAAAGACTCAAACTTGGGAAGCTTTACCTGACCCTGGCTCTGAGCTCCGTTTTTCTTCAATTAGAAAAATAGATGTGTTCCAAGAAAAGCTTTACGTTAGCAGCAACGAGAAGATAGACTCTGTTTATGATCCAAAAGAAGGTAAATGGAATGTTGCAGAAAAATCACCTGTGCAATGTATG AATCTTGGTTGTGGAATGATTGAAATAGCTAACTATGGTGGAAAACTCTTAATCTTATGGGACAAGGTTGGTCTTTCTCAAGACAAAGATATTTGGTGTGCGGTGATTGCGCTTGAAAAACGTGATGGTGTTGATGAAGTTTGGGGGAAAATTGAGTGGGCTAGTATCGTGCTTACGGTTCCAAGCTCATACGTTTTCTTGTATAGTCTACTAAATAGGATTTGA
- a CDS encoding hypothetical protein (DUF868) (Plant protein of unknown function (DUF868); CONTAINS InterPro DOMAIN/s: Protein of unknown function DUF868, plant (InterPro:IPR008586); BEST Arabidopsis thaliana protein match is: Plant protein of unknown function (DUF868) (TAIR:AT3G04860.1); Has 292 Blast hits to 290 proteins in 16 species: Archae - 0; Bacteria - 0; Metazoa - 0; Fungi - 0; Plants - 292; Viruses - 0; Other Eukaryotes - 0 (source: NCBI BLink).) has protein sequence MKDFPSCFGENGVQVADSSSSSNSGKNAQNLVTCIYQCRIRGRNCLITVTWTKNLMGQSVTVGVDDSCNQSLCKVEIKPWLFTKRKGSKSLEAYSCNIDVFWDLSSAKFGSGPEALGGFYVGVVVDKEMVLLLGDMKKEAFKKTNASPSSLGAVFIAKKEHVFGKRVFATKAQLFADGKFHDLLIECDTNVTDPCLVVRVDGKTLLQVKRLKWKFRGNDTIVVNKMTVEVLWDVHSWLFGLPTTGNAVFMFRTCQSTEKSLSFSQDVTTTNSKSHSFGFSLILYAWKSE, from the coding sequence atgaaggaTTTTCCTTCTTGCTTTGGTGAAAATGGAGTTCAAGTTGCGgattcatcgtcttcttcgaaCTCCGGTAAAAACGCTCAGAATTTGGTTACTTGTATCTACCAATGTCGAATTCGCGGAAGAAATTGTTTGATCACTGTGACATGGACTAAGAATCTGATGGGTCAAAGTGTAACAGTTGGTGTTGATGATTCTTGTAACCAAAGTCTTTGTAAAGTCGAGATTAAGCCGTGGCTGTTTACTAAACGGAAAGGGTCTAAGAGTTTAGAGGCGTATTCGTGTAATATCGATGTTTTTTGGGATCTTTCGTCTGCGAAATTCGGATCAGGTCCTGAAGCTTTGGGAGGATTCTatgttggtgttgttgttgacaAAGAAATGGTTTTGCTTCTTGGTGATATGAAGAAAGAAGCTTTTAAGAAGACGAATGCTTCGCCTTCGTCTTTAGGTGCTGTGTTCATTGCTAAGAAAGAGCATGTTTTTGGTAAGAGAGTGTTTGCAACGAAAGCTCAGCTTTTTGCTGATGGGAAATTTCATGATCTGTTGATTGAGTGTGACACGAATGTCACCGATCCTTGTCTCGTTGTTCGTGTGGATGGTAAGACGTTGTTGCAGGTGAAGCGGCTTAAGTGGAAGTTTCGTGGCAACGATACGATAGTTGTTAATAAAATGACTGTGGAAGTTCTATGGGATGTTCATAGTTGGCTCTTTGGGTTGCCTACAACGGGAAACGCTGTGTTCATGTTCAGGACTTGTCAATCTACTGAGAAGAGCTTGTCTTTCTCACAGGACGTGACAACAACAAACTCCAAGTCTCATAGTTTTGGCTTTTCGTTGATTCTGTACGCTTGGAAGAGCGAGtag